One part of the Macaca mulatta isolate MMU2019108-1 chromosome 6, T2T-MMU8v2.0, whole genome shotgun sequence genome encodes these proteins:
- the PCDHB11 gene encoding protocadherin beta-11 isoform X2, which yields MENGRACTQQIRQVLLLFVLLGMSQAGSEPGSFSVAEEMQSGSFVGNLAKDLGLKVRELSSRGAQVVSNDKKQRLQLDINTGDLLLSETLDREELCGSIQPCVLHFQVLMKNPTQFLQIELQVRDINDHSPIFLEKQMLLEIPENSPVGAVFLLESAKDLDVGINAVKSYTISPNSHFHIKMRVNPDNRKYPELVLDRALDYEERPELSFILTALDGGSPPRSGTALVKVVVVDINDNSPEFEQAFYEVKIPENSILGSLVLTVSAWDLDSGTNGEICYTLSHASEDIRKTFEINQKSGDITLTAPLDFETIESYSIIIQATDGGGLFGKSTVRIQVMDVNDNAPEITVSSITSPIPENAPETVVMVFSIQDIDSGDNGRIVCSIPEDLPFVLKSSVENYYTLETERPLDRESTAEYRITITVTDLGIPRLKTEYNITVLVSDINDNSPTFTQTSYTLFVRENNSPALHIGSVSATDRDSGTNAQVTYSLLLPQDLHLPLASLVSINTDNGHLFALRSLDYEALQAFEFRVGATDRGSPALSSEALVRVLVLDTNDNSPFVLYPLQNGSAPCTELVPRAAQPGYLVTKVVAVDGDSGQNAWLSYQLLKATEPGLFGVWAHNGEVRTARLLSERDAVKHRLVVLVKDNGEPPRSATTTLQVLLVDGFSQPYLPLPEAAPAQAQADSLTVYLVVALASVSSLFLLSVLLFVAVRLCRRSRAASVGRCSVPEGPFPGHLVDMSGTGTLSQSYQYEAGVQWRGLKKKKKERKKERKKRKKTVFSLISRLLLLSGFF from the exons ATGGAGAACGGAAGAGCATGCACTCAGCAGATAAGGCAAGTCCTGCTTCTCTTTGTTTTGCTGGGAATGTCTCAGGCGGGCTCTGAACCTGGGAGCTTTTCCGTGGCAGAGGAAATGCAGAGCGGGAGTTTTGTAGGCAATCTGGCAAAGGACCTGGGGCTGAAGGTGAGAGAACTGTCCTCACGGGGGGCTCAGGTGGTCTCTAATGATAAGAAACAGCGTTTGCAGCTGGACATAAACACTGGGGATTTGCTCTTAAGTGAAACACTAGACAGGGAGGAGCTCTGCGGTTCCATTCAGCCTTGTGTGCTACATTTCCAGGTGTTAATGAAAAACCCCACGCAGTTTTTACAAATTGAGCTTCAGGTCAGGGATATAAATGATCACTCTCCCATCTTCTTGGAAAAACAAATGCTCCTAGAAATCCCAGAGAACAGTCCTGTTGGTGCTGTGTTCTTACTAGAAAGTGCGAAGGATTTAGATGTAGGAATTAATGCTGTAAAAAGCTACACAATAAGCCCCAACTCTCATTTTCACATTAAAATGAGAGTCAATCCAGACAATAGGAAATACCCCGAGTTAGTTCTGGACAGGGCACTGGATTATGAAGAGCGCCCGGAGCTCAGTTTCATCCTCACTGCTCTGGATGGCGGGTCCCCTCCGAGGTCTGGAACTGCCTTGGTCAAAGTGGTGGTTGTGGACATTAATGACAACTCCCCTGAATTTGAGCAGGCTTTTTATGAGGTGAAGATTCCAGAGAATAGCATCCTTGGCTCACTGGTTTTGACTGTCTCAGCTTGGGATTTAGACTCTGGAACAAATGGTGAAATATGCTACACTTTATCCCATGCTTCAGAAGATATTCGCAAGACATTTGAAATTAATCAAAAGTCTGGAGACATTACTTTAACAGCACCGTTGGATTTTGAAACGATTGAATCATACTCAATAATCATTCAAGCCACAGATGGGGGAGGACTTTTTGGAAAATCTACAGTCAGAATTCAGGTGATGGATGTAAATGACAATGCTCCTGAAATCACTGTGTCATCAATTACCAGTCCAATCCCAGAAAATGCGCCAGAGACCGTGGTTATGGTTTTTAGTATCCAAGATATAGACTCTGGGGACAACGGAAGAATTGTTTGTTCCATCCCGGAAGACCTCCCATTCGTGCTAAAATCTTCAGTTGAGAATTATTACACGTTGGAAACAGAGAGACCACTGGACAGAGAGAGCACAGCCGAGTACAGAATCACCATCACCGTCACTGACTTGGGGATACCCAGGCTGAAAACGGAGTACAACATAACTGTGTTGGTCTCCGACATCAATGACAACTCCCCCACCTTCACCCAAACCTCCTACACCTTGTTCGTCCGCGAGAACAACAGCCCCGCCCTGCACATCGGCAGCGTCAGCGCCACAGACAGAGACTCGGGCACCAATGCCCAGGTCACCTACTCGCTGCTGCTGCCCCAGGACCTGCACTTGCCCCTCGCCTCCCTGGTCTCCATCAACACAGACAATGGCCACCTGTTTGCCCTCAGGTCGCTGGACTACGAGGCCCTGCAGGCCTTCGAGTTCCGCGTGGGCGCCACGGACCGCGGGTCCCCGGCGCTGAGCAGCGAGGCGCTGGTGCGCGTGCTGGTGCTGGACACCAACGACAACTCGCCCTTCGTGCTGTACCCGCTGCAGAATGGCTCCGCGCCCTGCACAGAGCTGGTGCCCCGGGCGGCCCAGCCGGGCTACCTGGTGACCAAGGTGGTGGCGGTGGACGGCGACTCGGGTCAGAATGCCTGGCTGTCGTACCAGCTGCTCAAGGCCACGGAGCCCGGGCTGTTCGGTGTGTGGGCGCACAATGGCGAGGTGCGCACCGCCAGGCTGCTGAGCGAGCGCGACGCAGTCAAGCATAGGCTGGTGGTGCTGGTCAAGGACAATGGCGAGCCTCCGCGCTCGGCCACCACCACGTTGCAAGTGCTCCTGGTGGACGGCTTCTCCCAGCCCTACCTGCCTCTCCCAGAGGCGGCGCCGGCCCAGGCCCAGGCCGACTCGCTCACCGTCTACCTGGTGGTGGCGTTGGCCTCGGTGTCTTCGCTGTTCCTCTTGTCGGTGCTCCTGTTCGTGGCGGTGCGGCTGTGCAGGAGGAGCAGGGCGGCCTCTGTGGGTCGCTGCTCGGTGCCCGAGGGCCCCTTTCCAGGGCATCTGGTGGACATGAGCGGCACCGGGACCCTGTCCCAGAGCTACCAGTATGAG gctggagtgcaatggcggggtctaaaaaaaaaaaagaaagaaagaaagaaagaaagaaagaaaagaaaaaaaacagtattttctttaatttccagaCTCCTTCTATTGAGTGGCTTCTTCTAG
- the PCDHB13 gene encoding protocadherin beta-13 precursor (The RefSeq protein has 7 substitutions compared to this genomic sequence) has protein sequence MEASGKLICRQRQVLFHFLLLGFSLAGAAEPRRYSVVEETEGSSFVTNLAKDLGLEQREFSRRGVRVVSRGNKLHLQLNQKTGDLLLNEKLDREDLCGHTEPCALHFQVLLESPFEFFQAELQVIDINDHSPVFLDKEMLVKVSESSPPGTTFPLKNAEDLDVGQNNIENYIISPNSYFRVLTRKRSDGRKYPELVLDKALDREAEAELRLTLTALDGGSPPRSGTAQVYIEVLDVNDNAPEFEQPFYRVQISEDSPIGFLVVKVSATDVDTGVNGEISYSLFQASDEISKTFKVDSLTGEIELKKQLDFEKLQSYEVNIEARDAGTFSGKCTVLIQVMDVNDHAPEVTMSAFTSPIPENAPETVVALFSVSDLDSGENGEISCSIQEDLPFLLKSAENFYTLLTERPLDRESRGEYNITITVTDLGTPMLKTQLNITVLVADVNDNAPAFTQTSYTLFVRENNSPALHIGSVSATDRDSGTNAQVTYSLLPPQDAHLEALVRVLVLDANDNSPFVLYPPQNGSAPCIELVPRAAEPGYLVTKVVAVDGDSGQNAWLSYQLLKATEPGLFGVRAHNGEVRTARLLSERDAAKHRLVVLVKDNGEPPRSATATLHVLLVDGFSQPYLPLPGATPAQAQADSLTIYLVVALASVSSLFLLSVLLFVAVRLCRRSMAASVGRCSVPKGPFRGHLVDVSGTGTLSQSYQYEVCLAGGSGTNEFKFLKPIIPDFPPQCPGKEIQGNATFSNDFGFNIQ, from the exons ATGGAGGCCAGCGGGAAGCTCATTTGCAGACAAAGGCAAGTCCTTTTTCACTTTCTCCTTTTGGGCTTCTCTCTGGCGGGCGCGGCGGAACCTAGACGCTATTCTGTGGTGGAGGAAACAGAGGGCAGCTCCTTTGTCACCAATTTAGCAAAGGACTTGGGTCTGGAGCAGAGGGAATTCTCCAGGCGGGGGGTTAGGGTTGTTTCCAGAGGGAACAAACTACATTTGCAGCTCAATCAGAAGACCGGGGATTTGTTGCTCAATGAGAAATTGGACCGTGAGGATCTGTGTGGTCACACAGAGCCCTGTGCGCTACATTTCCAAGTGTTGCTAGAGAGTCCCTTCGAGTTTTTTCAAGCTGAACTACAGGTAATAGACATAAACGACCACTCTCCAGTATTTCTGGACAAAGAAATGTTGGTGAAAGTGTCAGAGAGCAGTCCTCCTGGGACTACGTTTCCTCTGAAGAATGCTGAAGACTTAGATGTAGGCCAAAACAATATTGAGAACTATATCATCAGCCCCAACTCCTATTTTCGGGTCCTCACCCGCAAACGCAGTGATGGCAGGAAATATCCAGAGCTGGTGCTGGACAAAGCGCTGGACCGAGAGGCAGAAGCGGAACTCAGGTTAACACTCACAGCACTGGATGGTGGCTCTCCGCCCAGATCTGGCACTGCTCAGGTCTACATTGAAGTCCTGGATGTCAACGATAATGCCCCTGAATTTGAGCAGCCTTTCTATAGGGTGCAGATCTCTGAGGACAGTCCAATAGGCTTCCTGGTTGTCAAGGTCTCTGCCACGGATGTAGACACAGGAGTCAACGGATAGATTTCCTATTCACTTTTCCAAGCTTCAGATGAGATAAGCAAAACTTTTAAGGTCGATTCCTTGACAGGAGAAATTGAACTAAAAAAACAACTCGATTTCGAAAAACTTCAGTCCTACGAAGTCAATATTGAGGCAAGAGACGCTGGAACCTTTTCTGGAAAATGCACCGTTCTGATTCAAGTGATGGATGTGAATGACCATGCCCCAGAAGTTACCATGTCTGCATTTACCAGCCCAATACCTGAGAACGCGCCTGAAACTGTGGTTGCACTTTTCAGTGTTTCAGATCTTGATTCAGGAGAAAATGGGGAAATAAGTTGCTCCATTCAGGAGGATCTACCCTTCCTCCTGAAATCCGCGGAAAACTTTTATACCCTGCTAACGGAGAGACCACTAGACAGAGAAAGCAGAGGGGAATACAACATCACTATCACAGTCACTGACTTGGGGACCCCTATGCTGAAAACACAGCTCAATATAACCGTGCTGGTCGCCGATGTCAATGACAACGCCCCCGCCTTCACCCAAACCTCCTATACCCTGTTTGTCCGCGAGAACAACAGCCCCGCCCTGCACATCGGCAGCGTCAGCGCCACAGACAGAGACTCAGGCACCAACGCCCAGGTCACCTACTCGCTGCTGCCGCCCCAGGACGCGCACCT CGAGGCACTGGTGCGCGTGCTGGTGCTGGACGCCAACGACAACTCGCCTTTCGTGCTGTACCCGCCGCAGAACGGCTCTGCTCCATGTATCGAGCTGGTGCCCCGGGCGGCCGAGCCGGGCTACCTGGTGACCAAGGTGGTGGCGGTGGACGGCGACTCGGGTCAGAACGCCTGGCTGTCGTACCAGTTGCTCAAGGCCACGGAGCTCGGGCTGTTCGGTGTGCGGGCGCACAATGGCGAGGTGCGCACCGCCAGGCTGCTGAGCGAGCGCGACGCGGCCAAGCACAGGCTGGTGGTGCTGGTCAAGGACAATGGCGAGCCTCCGCGCTCGGCCACCACCACGCTGCACGTGCTCCTGGTGGACGGCTTCTCCCAGCCCTACCTGCCTCTCCCAGGGGCGACCCCGGCCCAAGCCCAGGACGACTCGCTCACCGTCTACCTGGTGGTGGCGTTGGCCTCGGTGTCGTCGCTGTTCCTCTTGTCGGTGCTCCTGTTCGTGGCGGTGCGGCTGTGCAGGAGGAGCAGGGCGGCCTCGGTGGGTCGCTGCTCGGTGCCCAAGGGCCCCTTTCGAGGGCATCTGGTGGACGTGTGCGGCACCGGGACCTTATCCCAGAGTTACCAGTATGAGGTGTGTCTGGCAGGAGGCTCAGGGACAAATGAGTTCAAGTTCCTGAAGCCTATTATCCCCGACTTCCCTCCCCAGTGCCCTGGGAAAGAAATACAGGGAAATGCTACCTTCTCCAATGACTTTGGGTTCAATATTCAGTGA
- the PCDHB11 gene encoding protocadherin beta-11 isoform X1 — protein sequence MENGRACTQQIRQVLLLFVLLGMSQAGSEPGSFSVAEEMQSGSFVGNLAKDLGLKVRELSSRGAQVVSNDKKQRLQLDINTGDLLLSETLDREELCGSIQPCVLHFQVLMKNPTQFLQIELQVRDINDHSPIFLEKQMLLEIPENSPVGAVFLLESAKDLDVGINAVKSYTISPNSHFHIKMRVNPDNRKYPELVLDRALDYEERPELSFILTALDGGSPPRSGTALVKVVVVDINDNSPEFEQAFYEVKIPENSILGSLVLTVSAWDLDSGTNGEICYTLSHASEDIRKTFEINQKSGDITLTAPLDFETIESYSIIIQATDGGGLFGKSTVRIQVMDVNDNAPEITVSSITSPIPENAPETVVMVFSIQDIDSGDNGRIVCSIPEDLPFVLKSSVENYYTLETERPLDRESTAEYRITITVTDLGIPRLKTEYNITVLVSDINDNSPTFTQTSYTLFVRENNSPALHIGSVSATDRDSGTNAQVTYSLLLPQDLHLPLASLVSINTDNGHLFALRSLDYEALQAFEFRVGATDRGSPALSSEALVRVLVLDTNDNSPFVLYPLQNGSAPCTELVPRAAQPGYLVTKVVAVDGDSGQNAWLSYQLLKATEPGLFGVWAHNGEVRTARLLSERDAVKHRLVVLVKDNGEPPRSATTTLQVLLVDGFSQPYLPLPEAAPAQAQADSLTVYLVVALASVSSLFLLSVLLFVAVRLCRRSRAASVGRCSVPEGPFPGHLVDMSGTGTLSQSYQYEVCLTGGSGTNEFKFLKPIIPNIQAKGPGKTSEENPTFRNSFEFNF from the coding sequence ATGGAGAACGGAAGAGCATGCACTCAGCAGATAAGGCAAGTCCTGCTTCTCTTTGTTTTGCTGGGAATGTCTCAGGCGGGCTCTGAACCTGGGAGCTTTTCCGTGGCAGAGGAAATGCAGAGCGGGAGTTTTGTAGGCAATCTGGCAAAGGACCTGGGGCTGAAGGTGAGAGAACTGTCCTCACGGGGGGCTCAGGTGGTCTCTAATGATAAGAAACAGCGTTTGCAGCTGGACATAAACACTGGGGATTTGCTCTTAAGTGAAACACTAGACAGGGAGGAGCTCTGCGGTTCCATTCAGCCTTGTGTGCTACATTTCCAGGTGTTAATGAAAAACCCCACGCAGTTTTTACAAATTGAGCTTCAGGTCAGGGATATAAATGATCACTCTCCCATCTTCTTGGAAAAACAAATGCTCCTAGAAATCCCAGAGAACAGTCCTGTTGGTGCTGTGTTCTTACTAGAAAGTGCGAAGGATTTAGATGTAGGAATTAATGCTGTAAAAAGCTACACAATAAGCCCCAACTCTCATTTTCACATTAAAATGAGAGTCAATCCAGACAATAGGAAATACCCCGAGTTAGTTCTGGACAGGGCACTGGATTATGAAGAGCGCCCGGAGCTCAGTTTCATCCTCACTGCTCTGGATGGCGGGTCCCCTCCGAGGTCTGGAACTGCCTTGGTCAAAGTGGTGGTTGTGGACATTAATGACAACTCCCCTGAATTTGAGCAGGCTTTTTATGAGGTGAAGATTCCAGAGAATAGCATCCTTGGCTCACTGGTTTTGACTGTCTCAGCTTGGGATTTAGACTCTGGAACAAATGGTGAAATATGCTACACTTTATCCCATGCTTCAGAAGATATTCGCAAGACATTTGAAATTAATCAAAAGTCTGGAGACATTACTTTAACAGCACCGTTGGATTTTGAAACGATTGAATCATACTCAATAATCATTCAAGCCACAGATGGGGGAGGACTTTTTGGAAAATCTACAGTCAGAATTCAGGTGATGGATGTAAATGACAATGCTCCTGAAATCACTGTGTCATCAATTACCAGTCCAATCCCAGAAAATGCGCCAGAGACCGTGGTTATGGTTTTTAGTATCCAAGATATAGACTCTGGGGACAACGGAAGAATTGTTTGTTCCATCCCGGAAGACCTCCCATTCGTGCTAAAATCTTCAGTTGAGAATTATTACACGTTGGAAACAGAGAGACCACTGGACAGAGAGAGCACAGCCGAGTACAGAATCACCATCACCGTCACTGACTTGGGGATACCCAGGCTGAAAACGGAGTACAACATAACTGTGTTGGTCTCCGACATCAATGACAACTCCCCCACCTTCACCCAAACCTCCTACACCTTGTTCGTCCGCGAGAACAACAGCCCCGCCCTGCACATCGGCAGCGTCAGCGCCACAGACAGAGACTCGGGCACCAATGCCCAGGTCACCTACTCGCTGCTGCTGCCCCAGGACCTGCACTTGCCCCTCGCCTCCCTGGTCTCCATCAACACAGACAATGGCCACCTGTTTGCCCTCAGGTCGCTGGACTACGAGGCCCTGCAGGCCTTCGAGTTCCGCGTGGGCGCCACGGACCGCGGGTCCCCGGCGCTGAGCAGCGAGGCGCTGGTGCGCGTGCTGGTGCTGGACACCAACGACAACTCGCCCTTCGTGCTGTACCCGCTGCAGAATGGCTCCGCGCCCTGCACAGAGCTGGTGCCCCGGGCGGCCCAGCCGGGCTACCTGGTGACCAAGGTGGTGGCGGTGGACGGCGACTCGGGTCAGAATGCCTGGCTGTCGTACCAGCTGCTCAAGGCCACGGAGCCCGGGCTGTTCGGTGTGTGGGCGCACAATGGCGAGGTGCGCACCGCCAGGCTGCTGAGCGAGCGCGACGCAGTCAAGCATAGGCTGGTGGTGCTGGTCAAGGACAATGGCGAGCCTCCGCGCTCGGCCACCACCACGTTGCAAGTGCTCCTGGTGGACGGCTTCTCCCAGCCCTACCTGCCTCTCCCAGAGGCGGCGCCGGCCCAGGCCCAGGCCGACTCGCTCACCGTCTACCTGGTGGTGGCGTTGGCCTCGGTGTCTTCGCTGTTCCTCTTGTCGGTGCTCCTGTTCGTGGCGGTGCGGCTGTGCAGGAGGAGCAGGGCGGCCTCTGTGGGTCGCTGCTCGGTGCCCGAGGGCCCCTTTCCAGGGCATCTGGTGGACATGAGCGGCACCGGGACCCTGTCCCAGAGCTACCAGTATGAGGTGTGTCTGACAGGAGGCTCCGGGACAAATGAATTCAAGTTCCTAAAACCGATTATCCCTAATATCCAGGCAAAAGGTCCTGGGAAGACTAGTGAAGAAAACCCCACCTTTCGAAATagctttgaatttaatttttag
- the PCDHB12 gene encoding protocadherin beta-12, producing MENGGAGILQIRQVLLFFVLLGMSQAVSETGSFLVMEELQSGSFVGNLAKTLGLQVSELSSRGAQVVSNDNKECLQLDTNTGDLLLSEMLDREELCGSNEPCVLYFQVLMKNPTEFLQIELQVRDINDHSPIFLEKEMLLEIPENSPLGTVFLLESAKDLDVGINAVKSYTINPNSHFHIKIRVNPDNRKYPELVLDKALDYEERPELSFILTALDGGSPPRSGTALVRVVVVDINDNFPEFEQAFYEVKIPENSTLGSLVVTVLAWDLDSGTNSELSYTFSHASEDIRKTFEINQKSGDITLTAPLDFETIESYSIIIQATDGGGLFGKSTVRIQVMDVNDNAPEITVSSITSPIPESTPETVVMVFRIRDRDSGDNGKIVCSVPEDLPFVLKSSVNNYYTLETERPLDRESRAEYNITITVTDLGTPRLKTEYNITVLVSDVNDNAPAFTQTSYTLFVRENNSPALHIGSVSATDRDSGTNAQVTYSLLPPQDPHLPLASLVSINTDNGHLFALRSLDYETLQAFEFRVGAADRGSPALSSEALVRVLVLDANDNSPFVLYPLQNGSAPCTELVPRAAEPGYLVTKVVAVDGDSGQNAWLSYQLLKATEPGLFGVWAHNGEVRTARLLSERDATKHRLVVLVKDNGEPPRSATTTLHLLLVDGFSQPYLPLPEAAPAQAQADSLTIYLVVALASVSSLFLLSVLLFVAVRLCRRSRAASVGRCSVPEGPFPGHLVDVSGTGTLSQSYQYEVCVTGGSGTNEFKFLKPIIPNFLLHSTRREVEENPPFQNNLVF from the coding sequence ATGGAAAACGGAGGGGCAGGCATTCTGCAGATAAGGCAAgtcctgcttttctttgttttgctggGAATGTCTCAGGCGGTCTCTGAAACTGGGAGTTTTTTGGTGATGGAGGAATTGCAGAGTGGGAGCTTTGTAGGAAATTTGGCAAAGACCCTGGGACTGCAGGTGAGTGAGCTGTCTTCACGGGGGGCTCAGGTGGTTTCTAATGATAACAAAGAGTGTTTGCAGCTGGATACAAACACTGGGGATTTGCTCCTGAGCGAAATGCTAGACAGGGAGGAGCTCTGTGGCTCCAATGAGCCTTGTGTGCTGTATTTCCAAGTGTTAATGAAAAACCCCACggaatttttacaaattgaacTCCAGGTCAGGGATATAAATGATCACTCTCCCATCTTCTTGGAGAAAGAAATGCTCTTAGAAATCCCAGAGAACAGTCCTCTTGGTACTGTGTTCTTGCTTGAAAGTGCGAAGGATTTAGATGTAGGAATCAATGCTGTAAAAAGCTACACAATAAATCCGAACTCTCATTTCCACATTAAAATAAGAGTCAATCCAGATAATAGGAAATACCCTGAGTTAGTTCTGGACAAGGCGCTGGATTATGAAGAGCGCCCGGAGCTCAGTTTCATCCTCACTGCTCTGGATGGCGGGTCCCCTCCCAGGTCCGGAACTGCCTTAGTCAGGGTGGTGGTTGTAGATATTAATGACAACTTCCCTGAGTTTGAGCAGGCTTTTTATGAGGTGAAGATTCCGGAGAATAGCACCCTTGGCTCGCTGGTTGTGACAGTCTTGGCTTGGGATTTAGACTCTGGAACAAACAGTGAACTATCCTATACCTTTTCCCATGCCTCAGAAGATATTCGCAAGACGTTTGAAATTAATCAAAAGTCTGGAGACATTACTTTAACAGCACCTTTGGATTTTGAAACGATTGAATCATACTCAATAATCATTCAAGCCACAGATGGGGGAGGACTTTTTGGAAAATCTACAGTCAGAATTCAGGTGATGGATGTAAATGACAATGCTCCTGAAATCACTGTGTCATCAATTACCAGTCCAATCCCAGAAAGCACACCAGAGACCGTGGTTATGGTTTTCAGGATACGAGACAGAGACTCTGGGGACAACGGAAAGATAGTTTGTTCTGTCCCGGAAGACCTCCCATTCGTGCTAAAATCTTCCGTAAATAATTACTACACTTTGGAAACAGAGAGACCACTGGACAGAGAGAGCAGAGCCGAGTACAACATTACCATCACCGTCACCGACTTGGGGACACCCAGGCTGAAAACCGAGTACAACATAACCGTGCTGGTCTCCGACGTCAATGACAACGCCCCCGCCTTCACCCAAACCTCCTACACCCTGTTCGTCCGCGAGAACAACAGCCCCGCCCTGCACATCGGCAGCGTCAGCGCCACAGACAGAGACTCAGGCACCAACGCCCAGGTCACCTACTCGCTGCTGCCGCCCCAGGACCCGCACTTGCCCCTCGCCTCCCTGGTCTCCATCAACACAGACAACGGCCACCTGTTCGCCCTCCGGTCGCTGGACTACGAGACCCTGCAGGCCTTCGAGTTCCGCGTGGGCGCCGCAGACCGCGGGTCCCCGGCGCTGAGCAGCGAGGCGCTGGTGCGCGTGCTGGTGCTGGACGCCAACGACAACTCGCCCTTCGTGCTGTACCCGCTGCAGAACGGCTCCGCGCCCTGCACAGAGCTGGTGCCCCGGGCGGCCGAGCCGGGCTACCTGGTGACCAAGGTGGTGGCGGTGGACGGCGACTCGGGCCAGAACGCCTGGCTGTCGTACCAGCTGCTCAAGGCCACGGAGCCCGGGCTGTTCGGCGTGTGGGCGCACAATGGCGAGGTGCGCACCGCCAGGCTGCTGAGCGAGCGCGACGCGACCAAGCACAGGCTAGTGGTGCTAGTCAAGGACAATGGCGAGCCTCCGCGCTCGGCCACCACCACGCTGCACTTGCTCCTGGTGGACGGCTTCTCCCAGCCCTACCTGCCTCTCCCAGAGGCGGCCCCGGCCCAGGCCCAGGCCGACTCGCTCACCATCTACCTGGTGGTGGCGTTGGCCTCGGTGTCTTCGCTGTTCCTCTTGTCGGTGCTCCTGTTCGTGGCGGTGCGGCTGTGCAGGAGGAGCAGGGCGGCCTCTGTGGGTCGCTGCTCGGTGCCCGAGGGCCCCTTTCCAGGACATCTGGTGGACGTGAGCGGCACCGGGACCCTGTCCCAGAGCTACCAGTATGAGGTGTGTGTGACTGGAGGCTCCGGGACAAATGAGTTCAAATTTCTGAAACCAATTATCCCCAACTTCCTACTCCACAGCACACGTAGGGAAGTTGAAGAAAACCCCCCATTTCAGAATAATTTGGTTTTCtga